Genomic window (Kosakonia sp. BYX6):
AAAATTCACCCACTTTATAGAAGGCAACGCCGATATAGAGGCGTGTATGTGTGGGTTTCACAACATCGGCCCACCATTTTGCCAGCACATCGTAGCGCGCGGCGTCACGAGAAAACGGCCAGTAGATTTGCGGCGCAATGTAATCCAACAAACCTTGCTGCACCCAGCGACGGGTATCGGCGAACGATTCATCGTACGCCGCCGCGCCGCGTGTTTCCGATCCTGCCGGGTCGAATGAGCGGTTGCGCCACACGCCCGCAGGGCTGACGCCGAATTCAACATTGGGGTTTAACTGCTTGATGGTGCGGGAAACTTGCTCAATCAACAGTTGCGTATTGTGCCGCCGCCAGTCGGCTTTGGACGCGAAACCCTGGCCATATTGCTGGAATGTCTGACGGTCATTGAGCGTAGAACCGGAAGTTTCCGTATAGAAATAGTCGTCAAATTGCACGCCATCAACGGGATAACGCGCGACAACTTCCGCCACGATGCTGGTTATCCAGTCCCGCACATCGGGAATGCCTGGGTCGAGAACAAAACGATCGCCAGCGGTGCGGATCCAGTCGCGGTGCAGGACAAAGATGCTGGCAGGATGCAGCGATAATGTGCGGTTAAGTTCGTTAACTGTCGATGTTTTGGTGTTAGTCGACACGCGATAAGGGTTAAACCAGGCGTGA
Coding sequences:
- a CDS encoding glycoside hydrolase family 10 protein; translation: MTISLRSFYRIAQLKHSAALVAAALFLASCASKPPKSLVTPIPPVAKQPLPTQSIKNQGTVRGIWLATVSRLDWPPMESVNASSAARIQQQQDALTNKLDKLKQLGINTVFFQVKPDATALWPSKILPWSDTLTGTIGQDPGYDPLQFILDEAHKRGMKVHAWFNPYRVSTNTKTSTVNELNRTLSLHPASIFVLHRDWIRTAGDRFVLDPGIPDVRDWITSIVAEVVARYPVDGVQFDDYFYTETSGSTLNDRQTFQQYGQGFASKADWRRHNTQLLIEQVSRTIKQLNPNVEFGVSPAGVWRNRSFDPAGSETRGAAAYDESFADTRRWVQQGLLDYIAPQIYWPFSRDAARYDVLAKWWADVVKPTHTRLYIGVAFYKVGEFSKTEPDWTINGGVPELKKQLDLNESMPQISGTILFRESYLEQPQTRQAVDYLRTRWGE